ttatattttttattagtgtttctgtattatttttattaaaataaatataaaatatactaattcaatattttaaacacaatatctatatctatattttatctatcaaatataattttatgtatctatatttttatctcAATGTCTCGCGTTCGTAAACAAACGCACCCTATTAGATTAGATGATGAAGCTATTgcatatgaaaataaattatgactcataacttatttatttaaatgaaaGAGAATACCTATATATATAGGcaccaaaaatatcattgaTCGATTTAGAATCCGGTTTAGATTTTTTTAGCCGACTAGCCGAGCATATATATTCCTAAAATATCATTGATTTTTCCTTCTATTTTATGAACATTATTACAAAATATGTTACCCCGAAAAGAGGAAATGAGAGATTTTTCTACGAAGACCATGTGCTGTCTGTCACAGTTGAACAATCCAAGAAAACAGGAACACGTGTACGGGCAAGTGTGTGGGGAGAGATTCAATTCCATAATTTCCTTGCATatataatcaacaataaaaacataaataaaaacgTGCATATCAGCTGCTTGATGATTTTCCTCTTTCAGCTTGAACGGTTGTTAGGATCTCCAATAAATCTCAAGGAGGATATTCTCTCCATGTGAATAATTGGTTGGTACAAGTTATTAGTTGAActcattaattattaattattgtttctATTTTCATGCTCGTAACCAAACCAAAAAAAGAGTAACCAAGTTGATATTTTGCACCAACTTGAGCCACACCAATTTGTCCATCAATAATGCCTTGTCCACCACACAAACATTACCcccaatgattttttttttcttctttaaattgTTATTTGTACAGAGAAAAAGATTGTGCAATTCACGTTCACATTCACATGTGAATGTTCCAACCATATTTTCCATATATAAGGGCCCCGGctttctatatttatatatataattgtttcTGATTTGTTGTCTACTGCTTCAAAAAAAGCTCCTCTCCAATGGCCATCTGAATTTGCATCATCAAGAATCTGCTCAGCATCTCAAAAGGGTAATCCTTTTTTCTGCTTCTCTCCAACCCCATCATATCATTTTTGAGTAAATATAATGTTGTTATCTGCTCCTTGTAGCTATGTACATACCAATTAGTTTCATGTCTCAAAAATCAACAATGATTTTGTATGCTTAGGAAGATCTTTAGAGGGTATATCATTGTTCATATactaatttacaatttttttgttattttttcttcagtGTAGTACTTTTACTCCAAAAGGAAGGAACAATCACAGAAATCCTATCCTGAATCAATCAGAAAAATCATGCTTCTCAGAAGCTCTTCAACCCCAATTCTTGGTTCCCTCCACTCATCCTTCACAGACAGTCCTAATAACAATAGCATTCACTCTGAATCCTGCCATGCATTCAAGCATCATCTTCCACCATGTGTCCCTCAACATCATCACCAAAAAATCTCTTTCCATCAATCTCCCTTTATGCAGTTCTCAtgcacttcctctccaatctcaCCCTCAATCTCTGAAGGCCAATGCAAAGGCTTCAGAAGAGTTCAGTCTGAAGGGAACTTGGAGGATTTAGCTATTGCTACttgcaacaacaacaatgaagacaTAGTAGGAGATATTCCTTTCAAGAGATTTTCAGCAAGACCAAAGTGTATGGTACTTGAGACTATTCCCTCTTTCTCTGTTACCAAGCACAAAGGCTTGTGCGAAGAAGATGCAGACGATGAAGAAACCGACAGTGACAGTGACATTGAATATGAGAAAGGAAGTGGAAGCTTAATGAATCTTCAAAAGGGTATGGTACTGTCTGAAGAAGTGAGAGATGGAAGCTGCAGGGTAGGTTTTGCTGAGAGGGAAGAAGAGTTTGGTGGTAAACAAATGTATCTTGCAAGAGGGCTTGGAGTTGATGTCTGCGTGGATGGCATAGGTGGTTGCAGGGGTGGTAGAGGTGGTggcagtggtggtggtggtggtgattaTAACTCCATGAGCTCTGGAGGAAATGATGGAGATAGATCTGGGGTGGAAGAATATTACAAGAAGATGCTGGAAGAAAATCCTGGGAACCCTTTGTTTCTGAGAAATTATGCTCAGTATTTGTATCAGGTAAAGTTCTTATTACTTCATGTCTGAAAGGAAAAATCAATTGCTAAAAGTATGTGATATCACAGTCAATTTGTATAACTTGTTCAGAATAAATGAATGTTTTGATGATGAGGAATGCAATTTTACTTTGTCACAGTGCAAAGAAGACCGTGAAGGAGCCGAGGAGTATTATTCGCGTGCCATCCTAGCAGATCCAAAAGACGGCGATGTTCTATCACAGTATGGGAAGCTAGTTTGGGAGCTACACAAGGACGAAGAACGAGCGTCAGCCTATTTTGAAAGAGCGGTACAAGCCTCTCCTGAAGACAGGTATGTCGTGCTCCAATGTAACAATCAATTTGTTGTACTCTTTTCTTTGTTGTGTATAAATTCTGATAATAGTGTGTTACGGTTTCCTTGTTGTTGCAGCCATGTACATGCAGCATATGCAAGTTTCCTTTGGGACACAGAGGAGGGTGAGGATGATTGCAATGATTCAGAGTGTTTGCCACCACAATTTCATCAAGGAGCTATGGCTACTGCTAGTGCCTAAAGAAAAATGGATTGATGATTTAACTGGTGAAGAAATAGCAATTGGTTGCAGATAAATATGTTGCTACTACTTACTAGCGTCTAAATATGTATAGGAGGTCTGAGTATTGGTATGAAAGGGTTGAGCTGAGAAGCGTAGTTCATTGTGTGAAGTGAAATCATATCAGACTGATGACTGGTCTTTAACTTTTGAGTTTGTGATGCACAATTGGTCCCTTGAAAGCAGAAGTATTAAGATGTGATTGGTGTTTGTAAGCAAGCTGATTAAGTAATCAACATATTGATTAGCTAGCGTGTCACAATTGAGACTAGTGATACATTGGTTTTGTACCAAACTCCCAACATTTTAGCAAATAAGAGAGACTAGAAATTGCAAATTACAATTGGCATTTGGAGAGGGAAAAATGAAAGATCACATCATATAAGAGGACAGAACAAGCGAGGGTTGGTGTTCCTACTTCCTACAGCACAATTTCACCAAGGAGATGGCGAATTGGCAAGttaataataatcaaataatagGCTCAGGCAGCCGCACTTTTCCTTGCTAAGAGACTTCTAAACCTTCATGGGCTTCTGTTAAATCAAGCCGAATTAATTGGATACTTAATAATAGAATATGGAGGTTAGtaccaaaaaaaatagaatatggAGAAAAATATCTTGATGGGAGAGAGACTGGGACAGTTGCCAACTTGGCACAATATTTTGCTCAATTGTGAAGAAAAACGGCGTAGTTGactgtaatttattttattttgttgccaAGAGGTACACACAGCATGCAAAATCATTAGGGTTTTCATTTTTGGATCCTTGAAAAGTGTAATAAAATATTcatcaacaaaataattaaaacattgAACATGACTAGAAAAAGTTTGGCTATTCCCATGTTGAACAGCATAGAAAACGTTGAATGACTCTGGTGGTACTGTTAAAAAGTTTTAGCAAAATCAATTTGGTTTAGACTAGATAAAACACGTGATTGACCTCCAGTGACATCTAAACCATTATATATCCTTTCAAACAGACCTTTCAGTCACTGAAAAACCCCCACAATCCTGACTTGGGGTACATCACAAATAACCAAAATTTCCCAATTGAATGGCATAATAAAAAGCATTCAAAAGGAAGTAACTAATGTTATACTTGCAAAACAAACTAACTCAGGTCTAAACACCGCTTTCACAACAAACGACACACCCAAAATGTAAAACTCCTTTCTATCAAGGCACAGAAGTCCTGCATCAAATACCCCACCCACATAAATATCAGAATTCAATAATCGTACGAGACCTTGAACACCCATCTTCATGCATGCTGTCTGATACACTACTCATCGCGGACCACGCTGAGAATAACCTTCACCTCTTAGTCTGGTATACTCTGATGCATCCTGAGTATTTCCCCTGCCCGGTCCCCTACCACCAAAACGCCCCCTTGGAGCATCCGTTTGATAACTGCCTCTGCCTCTTCCCCTTCCTGATCAATACAATGGAAATGAACATCAATCatccaaattaaatccaaaaatGGAAAACAAATAAGGGTACAAACAATGTCCTATTCATTTTAGTTCACCAGGAAACAAAAAAACACTACCAAACTAAAAAGTATTATCTAAACTATAACTAGCATCACATCAGGGGTGGATCTGATGTATAACACAAACCAAAAGTGTTCCATAACAATAACTGCAGTTTTGCAAAGCTATTgcaacaaccaccaccaaaaACTAATGTTTGAAACTATGAATATATCCTCTGGGCACTAAGATGCAGGGCATTTAGAATGCACTATTAAACCAAATAGAATAGCTCTAATGGACCAAATACAGAGTGCTGACCCAAAACCAGTACCCTAGCATGTTCAACTATGATCCCTGAGCACAAAGGCCATAGCAAACCTATTTGTTAACTGCAGTTATAGCATTAACTGAAATGTAAGTTTCTGTGCCTGTACATGAGAAGTTTTTGAAAGagtaagaaaaataagaagtaaTATAAAAGACTTTACTTCCTCCCCGAGCTGCTGCCGCACCGCCACTGTTTGGTCTCCGCTCCTCTATGTATACTTGTCTACCAGCCAATTGTATGGGAGATGCCTATAATAACAGCACATAATCAAGACTTGAGACAGTTTTAGGCctaaaaatcatttaaaaaaaaaatttgatgatatGGGTACTTTGATCATTGCAGCATAACTAGCTGACAATGCTCAATTAAAGCAGAATTAGATATTATAGTTATTAACAGCACACCCTAGAAGCAGTAGATATTGATACTTATAGAGCACTACAGATTCAATTTATGAGACATCCATAGATTCTCTTAAACACTATAAGTCTATAACAAATAAACCCAGGAATTGTTTAATTATGAAATCTAAGGATACAAAATAGAACTCTATGACCGTATGAAAACATTAATGATGACAATAAATCAAACTCAGGAACAAGAATAAATTATTGGTTGGTTTAAGTAATAGAAAATCTTAAGTAAAACATATAGCtggttaagaaaataaaagccaaataGGTCTTATGGAACAGAATTATTAAGGTGCTTAATGTTTTGATAgtcaactaactaaaatatttggaagataataataataataataataataataataataataatataacttcAAACCTGAAGAGCATTTTGAACACCAATAATGTCTTCAAACTCCACAAAAGCATAGCAAACTCCAATTTCCTGCAAGCATCAATTTATGGTATAGCATTGTTCTTCTCCTGTGATTGGATACCAAAAAAGTCAGATTTAATTGACAAGAGGAGCTAACCTTTCGGACCCTAATGAATATTCCATCTGGCTTAATTTTTCCAAAACTTCTAAACTCCTGGTCGATCTCATATTCAGTGACATTAGGAGACAGGTTCCTCACGTAGACAGAAGTCACTTCTCCTGCAAGGTTTACATAGATCAAGAATAACATTGATGCTCTAATAACATAACTTCTTAGAAAATATTAGCATCAAGTTGTAGTGACATTTAATTTAGAAATAGTAGAATTTAATTCCTAAATTTCCTTTGGAACACATTTTCGTATACCTAACAATCACTGTGACACTCTACCCAGAGAATTCTAGCCTAAAAAGTCATCCTAGTTCCTACAAGTATGTCAAGTGTATAGAAAACTTTATACAACATTCACTCACTAAAAGTAGCACATGCAGCAACAAAGACATAAGAACAGATTAAAAAACTCACATAAAAACATGAATACCATAAGTAAGAAACCAACTGTTAAAAGAAGTCATAGGCAACAAGTGTCTATAGTGAAATTAAGACATGAAAAATCTACGATTGTATGCCAAAGTGATATGGCTGGTGAGACCAAAGAGAACAAAGATTTGAAGGCAAGTAACAAGCAAAACCTTCTTCTTCTAGTCCATAGGCTTCCTCATTAGCCTCAGAACCAAACTCAGGAGCGTACGTAGATGAGGAGCTTGACTGCTGAACAGCAGGCTGTGCTACATGGTTTAATACTGAAGGAGGTGGGGCACTTTTAAAGGAATGCTGTGGTGTATGCTGCGGCACAGTTGACAGCCCTCTAGCAACTTGCAACTACAATTCAATTGTATCATAATTAAAGTTAAGAATGAAACAAGGAAAACTACATAATAACATTCCAATATGTTTCTTTATCAAtaagaaatatttttcaatattttattactaATAGAACAGATCATTTTGGGCTGTGAGAAGACATAAAAAGGACAACTAGCTCCAAACATATAACTTGATTTCTGTCTCCCATAATAGATTCTTCTTTGTGCATTCTAGACACTACAAAAAGTATTTCCGCTTTTCTGATCATGAATACCAGAAACTCAGTTAAAAGCTTGTTTCCCTAGGAGAGTGTTAAGACAGATTCTTAATTGCAGATGACTTCATGAGATGGAAACATGAGAAACTACTCTAAAGCAAATGATATATTGTTCTAATGATGTGGCACCATGTTGTTAGTTAAAGGCTGTTCAGTTTTCACAACAGATGATCACATATAAattcacaaaacacaaaaagtagccagtaaaagaaaaaatatatactagAATTTACATACAATAGATGCGTAAGTTTTCTTGGGAGGCTCCTCTAAAGACTCCTCCACATGAGAAACAGGGATTTCATGGGTGGTATGTGCAACATTTTGACGGGGTGGTGATGTCTCCTCTACAGGAGTTTCTTCAACCACAATTTCATCTTCAAGATCTTCATGTAGCTGCTGTTCCTGTTGCTCAGGAAGACTATATTTGTCCACCGGATCATCACCTATATGCACTGAGTTGACATATTCCCTAGCTTCTTCCTCCAAATCATAATCTGGAGCTGATAAAAATAGCAAACTCAGCACCAAAAGAAAGCAGTGGTTATACCAATAGTAAGATTTACATATTGGTCAACTCTAATTTGTAGTGAACAAGATAATGCTCATGCGAAAATACATTGTGTCACAGAAGAACCTGGATCCTTTTAGTTCATGTGAAACCAATAATGATATGCCTCAAAAGAACGgggaaatatatttttactaataggGACCATCGGATTCACAAATTATAAATACCCTAATTACATGTTAAGGAAATCGAGTAGATGTTACCTGGTGGCTCTGCAAGAGACGTTGATTCATGTTGTGTGTCAATCTTTTCAGATGCCACTGGTGCCAGATTTGAGTATACTACTCCATCAtcaacaaaatgaaaaacatcATTCAGTACGAAGTAACCCTTCTCCTGAGGAGCAAGAAAGAAGGTTTGAACAAACTTCCGTCTCCCACTGATATCCTTCATCTTGACAGAACCTGAGACAACTACAAGCACACCTCCATCCCAAGAATCGAGAGAATTGATTGTCTTGATCTCAATTGTAATAAAATCAAGTGAGGTGACGATAGAGTGAATTTGCTGCACCAAATTAACATAACCAAATCAGTTATAGTATAACAGCAGCAGCAACCAAGACTTAACCGACTAGATTGGATCTCCTACATGGATCAAACAATACCAACTTGTCACCATATCTATGGGTAAATCATTAAGGCTTTGTTTGTTTGGAGTGAAATAGGAGGGAAATATAGAGagggaagagaaattacaaaattttctttataaattataCATCAAAATTTGACATTTCTcttccatctcctctatttcccTCCTACTTCAGTCAAAACAAACAAAGCCTAAGTTCGACTTAAACGTCTGACTTCTGATGAAATCAGCCTAAACGGTAACATCTCTGAGGCCAAAAACCTTGGAACTTGGAACTTCCTCCCATAACAATGATAACAAAATTTGAACTCTCACACAAGTATTCACATATAATCTTTTTGTTCAGAGATTTACGAGCCGCTCTACGACATCACCAAACCCCCCCCTcccccaaaaaaaaagaaaaaacataaattttaacACTATATTGCAGATGCTGGATTTAAATCAAACACAACAATAAATTAAGGAGGAGGAAGAATACCAGGACATCGGAAGCAGTCGTGGTGGAATCTCCATCAACGCGAACCATGCTGCTTGAATCAGAGTAGAACTGGTGAACCAGATTGGGCTGTTGCCGCAGAACTTGGTAGTACTGTCCAACAAAGTAGGAACCCACCTGCAAAAATTTaagcataaaaaaaaatcatctttGCATCGATGAGAAACAAGCGCACaccaaagacaaaaaaaaagggaagccaaaaaagaaaaataataatacctGGGCAGCACTGACGGAACCAGGGTATGACGACGCCATAGTATGAGTGATGTGTTCAGAGCTAGAATACAGAAACAAACATGCAGCAGCGCCTCTTGTGGTTGCAGATCCAGCGGAAACTGTAAGTGCGCGATAAAACCCTAAATCTCCGTAAAGTAAAAGAAGAaggtatataaatataatatattattgtcTATTATTATAATGAAGGAAAAAGGTTTAAGCTGGTACTGTGTTTGGTTTAGTTTAGGGTTTTACTCCAAAACCAAAAACAGGAAGCTCAGcgagaagaaaaagaggcagAGAGGTAAAGATGAATGAgcgacaacaacaacaacaacaacacgtTGGAATatttgaaatagaataaatattaaACAGGGAGAAGTAGATCGGAGATTGAAAGAGCTTGAAACGAAGATGGAGGCAGTGTCGTTACTTTTGCTGAGTTAGTGGAGTCGTGTGAGATTCCctcttttttttaacataatctTACATCTTATATCTATCGCCGAGGGGTTTCCGCATCGAATCGCATCCGGTGATACAGCTACGTTCAACGGCTAGGATTTGTTCGGAGTGGCCAAATTgagcaaattttttaatcattcaTTAGGGTTACGAATTAGGAGcatttgatttaataatttgagttttattttgtttttagatttataacaaaatattataatataatgagatattcttttcttttttcttaataaatttgaattctttttgaatttataaatatttcaataaaaataattattttttatgtatcttCTTAGATTTAGATCATAACTACACcacctataaaaaaaataaaacaccattaaaaaaaacacaccactttttataaattatatataataaaaataattttaaaaaaataaaattttacaccaaactcctttcatatttcttttatataatatattcatTAGAGATATAcatttgtgtttttttaaagtataaattagtatttttatatttgacaaGTTGCACgtttaaataaaatagaggataaaattatctaaatacaatatttttaaaatggttACATTTCGATTCTGTAACTAATTTATATAAATCACTACTGGTTAtagaatttttgaattttatcatAAATTGTTATATGGACAGAAGTTTATTTAAAATCCtgaaaattaatgaataattaataaattaattaattatgagtcaaacaaattaaaaaattaaattttataattagaatgggtaaaaatatttaaaaaataaatgttaacattaattttaaaaattttagtctaaAACTAAATCAACAAACCGAATCAATCGAACCGGGTCCATATGCTCGACCTTAGGCCCAATACAAATAGCATAATTCAGCCTTCTCCCCCTTCTATTCAACACACACgttgaagagaagaagaagactcAGAACCTATCTCccatttcaattcaaatttcaaatttttgtaattttcaaTTCGCAATTCCGATTGACAAGTCGTCTGTGACCACGCATTTGTCTTGGAATTCACTTTAAATCCATCGgaacaaaatagtaaaaaattgaatttttcacCCAGTTCTCACCCCTTTAATTTCTTGATTTTGGGTATTGAATGTTGAGGggttttggtattttttatgatttaagtgCGATCTAACGTGAGATTATCATTGgattttgtttcaaatgtcTGTGGGTAAGATAAGAAATCACTAATCCTTGTGAATTAGTGAATTAGTGCGCTTTTGtgttgattatagtgatatttcatgaaattaaattgaattgtgtGAATTGGAGTCAAATTGGTGGATGTTGGATGCTTGAATTTGAGCCTTGGAAGCTGAAAATTCATTTAGTGAGGATTTCGAAATTTGTAAACTTGAGGAGATGAGAGGTTTTCTGCCTTTGAGGTGTTCTGAGCTTGGAGAGAAATCGGTCAAGGTATAGTTTTGATTTCTCgtagttaatatataatgttgcgTGAAAATTTAGGCTAATTgtccataggataagttgaattatGTGAATTGTTAATGTTTAATGATTAGTGGTGACATATGTTGAGTTTGGTGAAAAATTATGCATGGAATTGTTGAATAATTAAAGAGTTTGAATATTGATATATTTATGGAATGATTGAGAGATATGAAAAAGTTGTTAGAGGTCACTGGTATTGAAAATTGTGGTGGTTTGATTGAGTATGAATTGAGAACTTTGGTAAAACTACaagttttatgttttgggtAAAAACTGAATTTTTGACTAATTTCGGCAAGCCATAACTTGACTTCCAGACTTTCAAATTTTATGAAActtattttgaatgaaaattggGTCTGTGAAATTTATAACGTTCGAAGAAGGGacgaaaaatgatttttaacgAAAAAATTATGTGCGTTTGAAGTTTGGGTTTCAAAACAGAATTTTACAGAAAACCAGAAATTCTGGTATGTGTGTCTACAGTATCGTCCGCAACGCACAAACCAGAGTGTTTGGTGAGACTCGTGCGTGCGTACGAGGGGGTGCGCACGCAACCCTGAAAGTTCTacaagttgtgcgtacgcatagcaATGATGCGTACGCACGAGCCCTGTTTTTcacataaattcttttttttttttactatttgacCATTTCGGCAAGCTTGTAAACTTTTGTAACACCTATCTAAGATCTGATATCTAACTTTTAGGCTTTGGAAAGAGAGCGAACCTATTAAGAGAGTTAGGTTGACATTGAGGGAGATTTGTGAAGTGAATAATTGAACTAATGAGATGTGGCATTGTGATTGTATGAGATATGAataatggtgatgatgatatatGGCGATCATGATTATAATGAGGTTAGAATAAGAAATGAGTATATTGAGTTGTGATTTTGCTTCTGATCTTGAATATGGTTGATCTTGAGTATGTTAAAGATGAGTTTAATGAGGATATTGGATGTGTATTATCTATCCCGCTTATGTTGCATCATACTCTCTCTATTTGTAATGTGTGTCAAGCACTATAACTCAAGAGTGTGACaagcactatatcccaagagtatGATGGGCACTtgatgacaaaaaaattaattctccgTAATAACTACCGgtaagtataccgggtcgtatcaagtaataaaactcacaagagtgaggtcgatcccaagAGGATTGGGACTCATCGATCCGAAACGGTCACGTTTGTTTAGAGGAGGTCTGAGAAGATGGACGGAGATGAAATAGGGTTAGAAGCACTCTTCGAGGAGTATTTCACGTTCTATGAGGAGCAATAGAGTTAGAAAAAGTCGCGGAGTtggtagaattttttaaaatttcatgtcaatttttagtttaaattaatgaaaatttttcttctaaatGGTCATTGATAGGTACAAATTTGAGCTTAAAGACTGTGacaaagataaatattattgtAGCATGTGGTGGTGGAATATTACATTTAATTTTGCAATTTTGTAATTGGCACCAGCATTAGCCATGGGGACAGAGCATGAATAGGAGAGGAGAAATAATGCTTATTCCAATATTTCCTTGTATTTAGATTGTTTGATTTGTCCCTGGATGAATATTAAATGCAATTGGATTAATGGTCATGATGGAGagtaagaaaaaaaaggagaaagaaggaaaaaaagaggTATGGCCGGTAATGATAGAAAAGGAAGTTGATAATAGTTGATCGATGATGATGGTAGTggtggagagagaaagagaaagagagaaagagagatgaatgtgatgatgatgatgatgatgatgatgatggagatAGGGGAaggatttaattaaaaagaaaaacattaattatcaataaattaataataaggaTATAATTGAtgtaaatctaaaatttaaaggataaaactgaaacaaattaaaatttagggatatttttaaaatttttagtaaataatagagacaaaaaaatattttttattcttaaaaaatataaaaaagtatgAAGGGGATAGATAGAAGTTTGTTGTTCAAATTTTCTTCTTataatcttattattattattattattattattattattcaatttttatttttttaaattcatgccATTAATCTCTTATTTTAATAAGAGTCTACTCATTTTCTAATTTGTTATTTTCAATGAACATCTAATATTaggataattttttatataaatagaaatggtgtgatatatattattattgaaagAGTTAGTATTTCTCTTTGATATggggttaatttttttaaaaattgttattgtATAAATCGAACGGTCTGATTTGTGGAGGAGCAAGGAAGAGTATAAAATTGGAGGatccaattttaattttaaattttttaattttttgaaaacaaaaattagagaatccaattttaattttatttttttgtaaaattagaGAGTCTGAGGGATAGAGTTTTTCTCGCTTTTGGTATAGCGGGTCTTAGTGGAAGACCCATACGACGGGCTATTAACTCAGTGGTAGAGCGCATCCCCTGATAATTGCCTCGTTGTGCTTGGATTGTGAGGACACAGCCACATGGATAGTTCAATGTACTCATTGGcgctaaaaaaaatctataaggTTGTGATACATTACATGTAGAAGTGGTAAAACGGGTCGAACCTGCCAACAAAATGAGATAGACTAGAATTTTAAACCCACCAAACCTGAGTATTTTGGCAGAATGGAACGAGCTAGTCCATCAAGtcaaagttttttttaataaagaattgATTAATACtacaaaaattaacaataatataatttttaaatatataatttttatttttttatttttattattaactttaattattttattttatactttcatatattcaaattatatgatttattttttaaaataaaaatattttttatgaatattattttaaataattatattaaaaaatagtaaaaattatattttaatttaattattttttatttgtatttaattttttagttattatttttaattaattttatatttttttaatgttaagCAGTTAGTCTATTGTAGGGATGTCAACGGGGCAGGGCGGGGGCGGGGGATGCCTCCCTGCTCCCCATCCCCGCCCCAGATTTGCTCCACATCTCCATCTCCATCTCCGTTTTCCGTCGTGGGAGAATATTGCTCCCCATCCCCATTTTCTACAGGGCCCTATTCTCCGCAGGGACCCCATTCCCCATCTATCTGATAGTTCTaacttattattaa
This portion of the Arachis duranensis cultivar V14167 chromosome 6, aradu.V14167.gnm2.J7QH, whole genome shotgun sequence genome encodes:
- the LOC107491718 gene encoding uncharacterized protein LOC107491718 — protein: MLLRSSSTPILGSLHSSFTDSPNNNSIHSESCHAFKHHLPPCVPQHHHQKISFHQSPFMQFSCTSSPISPSISEGQCKGFRRVQSEGNLEDLAIATCNNNNEDIVGDIPFKRFSARPKCMVLETIPSFSVTKHKGLCEEDADDEETDSDSDIEYEKGSGSLMNLQKGMVLSEEVRDGSCRVGFAEREEEFGGKQMYLARGLGVDVCVDGIGGCRGGRGGGSGGGGGDYNSMSSGGNDGDRSGVEEYYKKMLEENPGNPLFLRNYAQYLYQCKEDREGAEEYYSRAILADPKDGDVLSQYGKLVWELHKDEERASAYFERAVQASPEDSHVHAAYASFLWDTEEGEDDCNDSECLPPQFHQGAMATASA
- the LOC107491717 gene encoding nuclear transport factor 2 encodes the protein MASSYPGSVSAAQVGSYFVGQYYQVLRQQPNLVHQFYSDSSSMVRVDGDSTTTASDVLQIHSIVTSLDFITIEIKTINSLDSWDGGVLVVVSGSVKMKDISGRRKFVQTFFLAPQEKGYFVLNDVFHFVDDGVVYSNLAPVASEKIDTQHESTSLAEPPAPDYDLEEEAREYVNSVHIGDDPVDKYSLPEQQEQQLHEDLEDEIVVEETPVEETSPPRQNVAHTTHEIPVSHVEESLEEPPKKTYASILQVARGLSTVPQHTPQHSFKSAPPPSVLNHVAQPAVQQSSSSSTYAPEFGSEANEEAYGLEEEGEVTSVYVRNLSPNVTEYEIDQEFRSFGKIKPDGIFIRVRKEIGVCYAFVEFEDIIGVQNALQASPIQLAGRQVYIEERRPNSGGAAAARGGRRGRGRGSYQTDAPRGRFGGRGPGRGNTQDASEYTRLRGEGYSQRGPR